The following coding sequences lie in one Rothia sp. SD9660Na genomic window:
- a CDS encoding M15 family metallopeptidase, whose protein sequence is MALSLAACGQGISAEPDAAPSSASSVAASAPQQVASSSTPPSSSASTESPVPSQATTRRPADIESASSMTVLVNKHNPLSPLTYAPEDLQPFGSVLLRTEAAEAAHRMFADASAAGAPMVALSGYRSYETQQGTYASWAVQYGTDQADVASARPGYSEHQTGLALDIGTGGACDLQPCFKDTAAALWAAENAHRYGFVVRYPWWHHETTGYWYESWHLRYIGVDEATALKESGFETLEGFWGTGSAPSYPTAPNT, encoded by the coding sequence ATGGCCCTGTCGCTGGCTGCCTGTGGTCAGGGCATCTCCGCTGAGCCGGACGCCGCCCCCTCATCTGCCAGCTCAGTGGCGGCTTCTGCCCCTCAGCAGGTAGCTTCTTCGAGCACCCCACCTTCTTCTAGCGCGAGCACTGAGTCACCTGTCCCTAGCCAGGCCACCACGCGCCGTCCTGCCGATATCGAGTCGGCATCATCGATGACGGTTCTCGTCAATAAGCACAACCCTCTGTCTCCTCTTACCTACGCACCCGAGGATTTACAGCCGTTTGGCTCCGTCCTACTTCGCACCGAGGCAGCAGAAGCAGCACATCGTATGTTTGCTGACGCCTCGGCAGCGGGTGCCCCCATGGTGGCTCTCAGCGGCTACCGGTCGTATGAGACCCAGCAGGGAACCTACGCCAGCTGGGCTGTCCAGTACGGTACAGATCAGGCAGATGTGGCTTCTGCCCGCCCCGGTTATTCAGAGCATCAAACGGGGCTTGCCCTCGATATCGGAACCGGTGGCGCCTGCGACCTCCAGCCCTGCTTCAAGGACACGGCAGCTGCCCTGTGGGCAGCCGAGAACGCCCACCGCTATGGCTTTGTGGTGCGCTACCCCTGGTGGCACCACGAAACCACCGGCTACTGGTATGAATCCTGGCATCTGCGCTATATCGGTGTTGATGAGGCCACCGCACTGAAGGAATCCGGGTTTGAAACGCTAGAAGGTTTCTGGGGGACCGGGTCTGCCCCTAGCTACCCAACGGCACCTAACACGTAG